A region from the Methylocystis iwaonis genome encodes:
- a CDS encoding class I SAM-dependent methyltransferase translates to MQDAQSLDHSTAPNVAETLRLLVETEIKRIFGMGLFPCDGANLDAVAPLAAGVDTAIFVSQHLPEAAKFPNAGALLDEAMRRREVDGLILEFGVFSGRTINRLAAQTSQQIFGFDSFEGLPEDWRPDVGKGAFRAGLPSVAPNVELVVGWFNETLPEFLERHEGPASLIHVDCDLYSSSKTVFDCCKERIIAGTILVFDEFFNYVGWRRHEYLAFMEFVEAMGVRYEYIGYVPAHQQVAVRIVSVGERTD, encoded by the coding sequence GTGCAAGACGCTCAATCGCTCGATCATTCGACTGCCCCCAACGTCGCCGAGACGCTCCGTCTGCTGGTGGAAACCGAGATCAAGCGCATATTCGGAATGGGCCTGTTTCCTTGCGACGGCGCAAATCTCGACGCCGTCGCGCCGCTCGCGGCAGGCGTCGACACGGCCATCTTTGTCTCCCAGCATCTTCCCGAGGCGGCGAAATTCCCCAATGCCGGCGCTTTGCTCGACGAGGCGATGCGCCGCCGCGAAGTCGACGGCTTGATCCTCGAATTTGGCGTCTTCTCTGGCCGGACCATCAACCGTCTTGCCGCTCAGACATCGCAGCAAATATTCGGTTTCGACAGTTTCGAAGGGTTGCCGGAAGACTGGCGGCCCGATGTCGGCAAGGGGGCCTTTCGCGCTGGGCTTCCGAGCGTCGCGCCTAACGTCGAATTGGTTGTCGGCTGGTTCAACGAGACGTTGCCGGAATTTCTCGAGCGGCATGAAGGGCCCGCGTCGCTTATTCACGTCGACTGCGATCTCTATTCGTCGAGCAAGACTGTCTTCGATTGCTGCAAGGAGCGAATTATAGCCGGGACCATTTTGGTCTTCGACGAATTCTTCAACTATGTCGGCTGGCGCCGACATGAATATCTCGCCTTCATGGAGTTCGTCGAGGCGATGGGCGTGCGCTACGAATATATCGGCTACGTCCCTGCGCACCAGCAGGTCGCTGTGCGGATCGTATCGGTGGGCGAGCGGACCGATTGA
- a CDS encoding class I SAM-dependent methyltransferase — protein MNEFEAAKAKAAAAYNAAADYFDHPVSSFWHRFGRRTVERLGLRAGETVLDVCCGSGGSALPAAEAVGAQGKVVAVDLAERLVALGKTKAREKGLGNIEFEAADMLSLGYPDASFDVVVCVFGIFFVPDMVAATRELWRMVRPNGRLAITTWGPELFEPANAAFWEAIRDERPDLLRGFNPWERISTPAGLREMLAEAGIGEAEIVAEAGSHPIRSPDDWWLIAMGSGYRGTLTQLDGATLARVRERNLALLERCEAITTNVLYSVAVR, from the coding sequence GTGAACGAGTTCGAGGCGGCGAAAGCCAAAGCCGCTGCGGCCTATAATGCTGCGGCCGATTATTTCGACCACCCCGTCAGCTCGTTCTGGCATCGCTTCGGGCGACGCACCGTCGAGCGCCTCGGCTTGCGGGCGGGTGAAACCGTCCTCGACGTTTGCTGCGGGAGCGGCGGCTCTGCGCTGCCCGCCGCTGAAGCCGTTGGTGCGCAAGGGAAGGTCGTTGCGGTCGATCTTGCCGAGCGCCTCGTCGCCTTGGGGAAAACGAAGGCGCGTGAGAAAGGCCTCGGCAATATCGAATTCGAGGCGGCGGACATGCTGTCGCTTGGCTACCCGGATGCAAGCTTCGACGTCGTCGTCTGCGTGTTCGGGATTTTCTTCGTTCCCGACATGGTCGCGGCCACGAGAGAGTTGTGGCGCATGGTGCGCCCAAACGGACGGCTGGCCATCACCACCTGGGGGCCGGAACTATTCGAGCCCGCCAACGCAGCCTTCTGGGAGGCCATCCGCGACGAGCGCCCCGATCTTCTGAGAGGCTTCAATCCGTGGGAGCGGATTTCGACGCCGGCAGGCCTGCGCGAGATGCTTGCCGAAGCCGGGATCGGCGAGGCGGAGATTGTCGCGGAAGCGGGGAGCCATCCGATCCGCTCTCCCGACGATTGGTGGCTGATCGCCATGGGAAGCGGCTATCGCGGAACGCTCACGCAGCTCGACGGCGCAACATTGGCTCGGGTGCGCGAGAGAAATCTGGCGCTTCTGGAGCGATGCGAGGCAATCACGACGAACGTGCTATACAGTGTCGCTGTCAGGTAA